One segment of Brassica napus cultivar Da-Ae chromosome C3, Da-Ae, whole genome shotgun sequence DNA contains the following:
- the LOC106388746 gene encoding GDSL esterase/lipase At4g01130 isoform X2 has protein sequence MYSVLNRRVSFSLLIVIIVMFSSYKADSKCEFKAVFNFGDSNSDTGGFWAAFPAQSGPWGMTYFKKPVGRASDGRLIIDFLAESLGMPFLSPYLQSIGSDFRHGANFATLASTVLLPNTSLFVSGISPFSLAIQLNQMKDFKVRVDEFHSSQQPGLHILPPSNIFGKSLYTFYIGQNDFTSNLASIGVDGVKQYLPQVIGQIAGTIKEIYGIGGRTFLVLNLAPVGCYPAILTGYPHTMSDLDKFGCLIPVNNAVKYYNMLLDKALSETRTVLKNATVIYLDTHKILLDLFQHPKSYGMKYGIKACCGYGGRSYNFNQKLFCGTTKIIGNSSATAKACRDPKNYVSWDGIHATEAANRRISTAILDGSISYPPFALNHLCPSV, from the exons ATGTATTCTGTTCTAAACAGAAGagtatctttctctcttctaaTAGTGATCATTGTGATGTTCTCTTCGTACAAAGCTGATTCCAAATGTGAATTCAAGGCAGTTTTCAATTTCGGAGACTCAAATTCTGACACTGGAGGATTTTGGGCTGCTTTTCCGGCTCAATCCGGCCCATGGGGGATGACTTATTTCAAGAAACCGGTCGGTCGTGCTTCAGACGGTCGTCTCATCATTGATTTTTTAG CGGAATCTCTTGGAATGCCTTTCCTTAGCCCATACTTGCAATCAATTGGATCCGATTTTCGACACGGTGCAAACTTTGCGACCTTAGCATCGACCGTTCTTTTGCCAAACACGTCCTTGTTCGTGTCCGGAATCAGTCCTTTCTCACTCGCCATTCAGCTAAATCAGATGAAAGATTTCAAGGTTAGAGTCGACGAGTTCCATTCCTCGCAGCAACCAG GGTTGCATATCTTACCGCCCAGCAATATTTTCGGAAAATCGCTGTATACGTTTTATATCGGCCAAAACGATTTCACATCGAATTTAGCTTCCATTGGAGTGGATGGTGTAAAACAGTATCTTCCTCAAGTCATTGGCCAAATTGCTGGAACGATTAAG GAGATATATGGAATAGGTGGTCGGACATTTTTGGTATTGAATTTAGCACCGGTTGGATGTTACCCGGCGATTTTAACCGGTTACCCTCATACTATGTCGGATTTGGACAAGTTCGGATGTCTCATTCCCGTAAACAACGCCGTCAAATATTACAACATGTTATTGGACAAGGCATTATCCGAGACAAGAACCGTACTGAAAAACGCTACCGTTATATACTTGGACACTCACAAGATACTGCTCGACCTCTTTCAACACCCCAAATCCTATG GTATGAAATACGGCATTAAAGCTTGTTGTGGATACGGTGGACGTTCGTACAACTTCAATCAGAAGTTATTTTGCGGCACCACAAAAATAATCGGAAATTCTTCTGCGACGGCCAAGGCTTGCCGTGATCCAAAAAACTACGTGAGTTGGGACGGAATTCATGCTACGGAGGCTGCAAACCGCCGCATTTCGACGGCCATTCTCGATGGCTCGATATCATATCCTCCGTTTGCGCTAAACCACCTATGCCCGTCTGTTTAA
- the LOC106388746 gene encoding GDSL esterase/lipase At4g01130 isoform X1 produces MYSVLNRRVSFSLLIVIIVMFSSYKADSKCEFKAVFNFGDSNSDTGGFWAAFPAQSGPWGMTYFKKPVGRASDGRLIIDFLAESLGMPFLSPYLQSIGSDFRHGANFATLASTVLLPNTSLFVSGISPFSLAIQLNQMKDFKVRVDEFHSSQQPGLHILPPSNIFGKSLYTFYIGQNDFTSNLASIGVDGVKQYLPQVIGQIAGTIKVVLWMKEIYGIGGRTFLVLNLAPVGCYPAILTGYPHTMSDLDKFGCLIPVNNAVKYYNMLLDKALSETRTVLKNATVIYLDTHKILLDLFQHPKSYGMKYGIKACCGYGGRSYNFNQKLFCGTTKIIGNSSATAKACRDPKNYVSWDGIHATEAANRRISTAILDGSISYPPFALNHLCPSV; encoded by the exons ATGTATTCTGTTCTAAACAGAAGagtatctttctctcttctaaTAGTGATCATTGTGATGTTCTCTTCGTACAAAGCTGATTCCAAATGTGAATTCAAGGCAGTTTTCAATTTCGGAGACTCAAATTCTGACACTGGAGGATTTTGGGCTGCTTTTCCGGCTCAATCCGGCCCATGGGGGATGACTTATTTCAAGAAACCGGTCGGTCGTGCTTCAGACGGTCGTCTCATCATTGATTTTTTAG CGGAATCTCTTGGAATGCCTTTCCTTAGCCCATACTTGCAATCAATTGGATCCGATTTTCGACACGGTGCAAACTTTGCGACCTTAGCATCGACCGTTCTTTTGCCAAACACGTCCTTGTTCGTGTCCGGAATCAGTCCTTTCTCACTCGCCATTCAGCTAAATCAGATGAAAGATTTCAAGGTTAGAGTCGACGAGTTCCATTCCTCGCAGCAACCAG GGTTGCATATCTTACCGCCCAGCAATATTTTCGGAAAATCGCTGTATACGTTTTATATCGGCCAAAACGATTTCACATCGAATTTAGCTTCCATTGGAGTGGATGGTGTAAAACAGTATCTTCCTCAAGTCATTGGCCAAATTGCTGGAACGATTAAG GTTGTCTTATGGATGAAGGAGATATATGGAATAGGTGGTCGGACATTTTTGGTATTGAATTTAGCACCGGTTGGATGTTACCCGGCGATTTTAACCGGTTACCCTCATACTATGTCGGATTTGGACAAGTTCGGATGTCTCATTCCCGTAAACAACGCCGTCAAATATTACAACATGTTATTGGACAAGGCATTATCCGAGACAAGAACCGTACTGAAAAACGCTACCGTTATATACTTGGACACTCACAAGATACTGCTCGACCTCTTTCAACACCCCAAATCCTATG GTATGAAATACGGCATTAAAGCTTGTTGTGGATACGGTGGACGTTCGTACAACTTCAATCAGAAGTTATTTTGCGGCACCACAAAAATAATCGGAAATTCTTCTGCGACGGCCAAGGCTTGCCGTGATCCAAAAAACTACGTGAGTTGGGACGGAATTCATGCTACGGAGGCTGCAAACCGCCGCATTTCGACGGCCATTCTCGATGGCTCGATATCATATCCTCCGTTTGCGCTAAACCACCTATGCCCGTCTGTTTAA